The Erwinia billingiae Eb661 nucleotide sequence CAATTCGATCCACAAAAGCCATAGCGGCAGCGCGATCGTTATAATCCAGCGCGACCAGAATGGGGGAACCGGTGACCGAAAGTGATTGCATAGAAGAGCCCTCTTAAGAGTGATGCGCCTTTGGCACAAGAGATAAACGGCAAGCATTCTACCTGCGACACCGGCAAAATCACAGGTTGGCGCGTCAGTTTTCGTCAGCCTGCCCTGTCAGACAGCAAACAACGCCGATGTCACAGGTATCTTATTAATAATATTATTTAGTATGTTGTAACTAAAGTTGGGGTGTAAAACAGGCCAGTGACCCAATTACGGGTTACTGGCCGTCGAGACCGCGAATAGGTTTTACCGAAGACCAGGCACGGCATGAAGGACAATGCCAGTAAAGTGCATGGGCGGTGAAGCCACATTTGTGGCAGCGATAACGGGGCTTGGTGCGGATTTGCTCGCCTACCATGTCACGCAGCACCATCAGGCTCTCTTTCGCCCTGCCATCTTCCGCTTCATGCAGGTGATAATCCATCAAACGATGGAACACCCGCATCGTCGGATGGCGCTGAAGCTGACGATTGATATACAGCTGAGCCACTTCCCCGCCCTCGTCATGTTCAATCACATCAGACAGGTACAGCTCTGCCGCCGCTCCGGTGTTCTCTTCCACGCAACGCTTAAGGTACTCTGCCCAGGCATTCGGCTGATCGAGTTGCTGATAACAGGTTTCCAGCATTTCCAGCGTTTCACTGACCAGCTCTTTATCCTGCTCAAGCACGCGCTGCAGGTGGCCAACGGCTTTGGCATACTCGCCTTTGGCCATATGGATACGGCCCATCATGATTGACACGCGTGCGCTCTGCCGGTCGGCTGACTCACCCTTCCGCAGCAGGCCCATTGCGCGATCGAGATCGTCACTGCCCATTGCCTGCAAGGCCAGTTCGCAATAGAAATGCGCAATTTCCATCCGCTGCTTATCTTTGCCCAGCTTCACCAGGCGCTCGGCCACTTCAATCGCTTTAGGCCAGTCGCTGGTTGCCTGATGGATGATCAACAGCTGTTGTAAGGCACCCACGCGGAAATCCGTTTCATCCACCAGCTGGCTGAACATCTCTTCTGCCCGATCGTAAAAGCCAGCGGCCATATAGTCGCGGCCCAGCTGTTGTACCGCTAACAGGCGCTGATCGTAAGTGAGTGAGGCACTTTCCATTAATGCCTGGTGGATACGGATAGCGCGGTCAACTTCGCCACGCGAGCGGAAAAGGTTGCCTAACGTCAGGTGAGCTTCAACGGTGCCACTGTCCTCTTTCAACATATCAAGGAACAGATCGACCGCTTTGTCCTGCTGATTGGAGAGCAGGAAGTTAACGCCCGCCACATAATCGCGTGACAGGCGGCTTGCTTCCTGTTGCTTGTCCTGTTGCGCGCTACGGCGCCCCATATACCAGCCGTAGGCGGCGGCAACAGGTAATAACAGAAACAGCAGTTCCAACATAAGAGATTATTCCTTAACGGCAGGGACTTGTGACACTGTCACTGTCTCTTCTGCCTGCCCCAGCTGTTGCTGAAGGCGTTTTAATTTACGCTGAGTGTGGCCCAGTGAAACACGTACGCGCAGCCAGAACAGACCGCAAATAGCCCAACCAAGTAAGAATCCGGCGGCAAACAATACGGCCAGCAGCGTGGATACGCGGTATTCACCCTGCGCTAACAGGTAGTTGAATGAAACAACCTGATCGTTGTGCGCCCCAAGCGTAATAGAGATGATAAAGATCACCAATACCAGTAAAAAAATCAGCAAATATTTCACAGTCCATCCCATAGTCTGGTGTTAACCAGATGAATTATGCCAAAAAAAAAGCGCTGTTGCTTGTCCGATGCGTCTGGAAACGCGGAGACCATGAAAAATTCCTGCACATCCCTCAGTTATGGGGACAAAAGCCAGAAATTCAATCACTCCGCATCGCGCTGCTGGATTTCCTGCTCTTCCTGCGGTGGCACGGTCAACGGTCCGCAATAGCGCTGCACCAGCCAGGTTGCCAGCGTGACCAGCGCCCAGCTGATCGCGGTGGCGGTAATCAGATCCTGTGGCCAATGCATGCCCAGCGCCAGTCGACTGCCCATCACACCGACCGCCCACGCCACTAATATCACCACCGTGACGATGCGGCGACGCGGCCAGAGCAGCCCAATCCCCAGCAATGCCCAGCTGGCGGCAAACATCGTATGGCCTGAGGGAAACGCATAACCGGTCTCGAATTCCCAATGTTGCTTTAACCAGTCAGGCAGCTGCGTATTGTTGAACAGCGCATTGCGCACCAACGTGCTGCGTTCCGGGCGTTTCTGCTCGTAGAACGTTTTTTCATCAAGCCCATTACTGTGTTCAAGCCAAAGAACATAAGGACGAGGCTCCTGCACCTGCTCCTTTATAAAGCTCTTGGCATACTGCCCGACCAGAATGGCCGAAATCACAATCACCAGCAACAGGAGTGCCGGTTTGAAACGAAAACGCAGGCACCATAAAAACCAGCCACACAGCACCGCACTGGTCAGCGTTCCCCACGGGCTGGTCACCGTTTCGGTCAACCAGAACAGCATTTTATAACCGATGCCCATTTCAACCGGTTGCCAGTGCCAACCCGATAGCCAGACGGCTGCTGGCATAATAAGCAATATCAGTGCACCCAATGTGGTGCGAAGCGCAATTTCTCTCATAGTCATCCTTTACCGGACCGGGTGTTTGATCAAAACAAGATAAGTTTATGATAAAAAATAATAACATACTGACTGACAAGGTGATAATTGTGCGGTATCACTACAATCGCTCTAACTCGTTAACCGCCTTCGCCCTGATTGTGGCAAAATAAGCGTTATGAATTGTGTCAGTTTGCTGACAGCGCGCTACCATGATGATAGCGCAACACTTGATGGTTCTGGAGAGTCACATGCAGCTTAAACGGGTAGCAGAAGCCAAACTGCCCACGCCATGGGGAGATTTCCTGATGGTTGGTTTTGAAGAACTGGCAACCGGTCACGATCATGTGGCACTGGTTTATGGAGATATTACCAACAGCGATGCGGTACTTGCTCGCGTACATTCTGAATGTCTGACCGGCGATGCGCTGTTCAGCCTGCGCTGTGACTGTGGCTTCCAGCTTGAAGCTGCACTGAACCACATCGCCGAAGAAGGACGGGGCGTGCTGCTCTACCATCGTCAGGAAGGACGCAATATTGGTTTGCTAAACAAGATCCGCGCCTATGCCTTGCAGGATAAAGGCTATGACACGGTTGAAGCTAACCACCAGCTTGGCTTTGCTGCTGATGAACGCGACTTCACCCTGTGCGCCGATATGTTCAAGCTGTTAGGCGTGAACGAAGTGCGTCTGCTGACCAATAATCCGCGGAAAGTTGAGATCCTCAGCGAAGCCGGGATCAACATCGTTGAACGCGTCCCGCTGATCGTCGGGCGTAATCCCGAAAACGCGCACTATCTGGATACCAAGGCGGCCAAAATGGGCCATCTGCTGTCAAAAGACTGAGCCGCGATTAGCACAAAAAAAGGGCCGACTGAGATCGGCCCTTTTTCATTTCAGATTGCTTTTGATGACTACGCGTCCAGCATATTACGGATGACATAGTGCAAAATGCCATCGTTTTTGTAATAGGTCAGTTCATTGCCGGTATCGATGCGGCAGCGGGTTTCCAGCACTTCCTTGCGGCCATCAGCATAGGTCAGCGTCACGTTCACCGTCCCGCCAGGCTTAAGCTGCGTCAGATTTTCCACGTCAATCCATTCGTCGCCGGTTAATCCCAACGTTTTACGGGTTACGCCCTGCGGGAATTCCAGCGGCAGGATCCCCATACCGATCAGGTTGGATCGGTGGATACGTTCGAAGGATTCAGAGATCACCACGCGTACACCCAACAAACGCGGTCCTTTGGCGGCCCAGTCACGACTTGAGCCGGATCCGTACTCTTTGCCCGCGATGACGGCCAGAGGCGTACCTTGCTGCTGATATTTCATCGCCGCATCGTAAATGGCTAACTGCTCATCACCCGGCACAAATCGGGTTACGCCACCTTCCACACCCGGCACCATTTCGTTGCGAATACGAATGTTCGCGAAGGTCCCGCGCATCATCACTTCATGGTTACCACGACGCGAACCGTAGGAGTTGAAGTCGTTACGTTCTACGCCATGATCGAGTAAATAGCGCCCTGCCGGACTTTCCGCTTTGATACTGCCCGCAGGAGAGATGTGGTCAGTGGTCACCGAATCGCCCAGCATTGCCAGGATCCGCGCACCTTTAATGTCTTTAACCGGATCGGGCACTTTGCCCATATGATCAAAGAACGGTGACAGGCGAATATAGGTCGATCCTTCATCCCAGTCATAGGTCGCGGCTTCGCTGACTTTGATTTGCTGCCATTCTGGCGTGCCTTCAAACACCTCGGCGTACTCTTTATGGAACATATCGGTCGACACCAGCTGCACAGCTTCGGCAATCTCTTCCGGCGAAGGCCAGATATCTTTCAGGTAGACCGGATTACCGGCCTTATCTTGCCCGATGGGATCCTGTTGCAGGTTGATATTCATGTTACCGGCGAGCGCATAAGCCACCACTAATGGCGGTGATGCCAGCCAGTTCGTTTTCACATAAGGGTGAATACGACCTTCGAAGTTACGGTTGCCGGACAATACGGCGCCAACGGTCAAATCGCCCTGTTTAATGGCGGTTTCCACTTCGTCAGGCAGCGGGCCTGAGTTACCGATACAGGTGGTGCAGCCATAGCCCACAAGGTTAAAACCGAGCTGATCAAGATAGGTTGTTAAGCCTGCGGTCGCGAGATAATCCGAAACCACTTTGGAACCCGGCGCAAGGGACGCTTTCGCCCAGGGCTGGCGTTTCAGGCCCAGCGAAACGGCTTTCTTCGCCAGTAATCCGGCGGCCATTAATACGCTTGGGTTTGAGGTATTGGTACAGGAGGTGATGGCGGAGATAACCACAGCACCGTCTTTCAACGTTTGCTGCAGGCCGGTTTTGCTGTCGGTATAGGTAATGGCCTTGTGCTGTTTCTGCGACTGATTGATTTCAAGCTCGTTACTGGCCTGGAAGGCTTTAGGCACATCGCCCAGCGCCACACGATCCTGAGGACGTTTCGGTCCGGCCAGACTGGCTTCGACTTCATTCATGTCCAGCGCCAGCGAGCTGGTGAACACCGGTTCATCGCCAGGATTGCGCCACATTCCCTGAGCTTTGGCATAGGCTTCAACCAGCGAGACCTGTTCGCTACTTCTGCCTGTCAGGGTCATATATCCCAGCGTAACCGCATCCACCGGGAAGAAGCCACAGGTTGCACCGTATTCTGGCGCCATATTGGCAATGGTCGCGCGGTCAGCCAGCGGGAGGTCGTCCAGCCCGTCGCCATAAAACTCGACGAATTTGCCTACCACCCCATGTTTACGCAGCATTTGCGTAACGGTCAGCACTAAGTCAGTGGCGGTGATGCCGGGTTTAAGTTTGCCGGTAAGCTTAAAGCCGACCACGTCCGGGATCAGCATCGAGACCGGTTGGCCGAGCATTGCGGCTTCGGCCTCAATCCCACCGACGCCCCAACCGAGAACGCCCAGCGCATTGATCATTGTGGTGTGGGAATCGGTCCCCACAAGGGTATCTGGATAAGCAAGCTCTTCACCATCTTGCTGCTCATGCCATACCGCTTTGCCGAGATATTCCAGATTGACCTGATGGCAAATTCCGGTGCCTGGCGGAACCACGCTAAATTTATTAAAGGCTTTCTGCCCCCAGCGTAAGAAAACGTAACGCTCATGGTTACGTTCCATCTCCAGCCGGACGTTTTCTTCAAACGCATCGTCGTCACCAAAGCGATCCACGGTGACCGAGTGGTCAATCACCAGATCGACGGGCGATAACGGATTCACCTTGGCAACATCGCCACCCAGCCGTTTAACCGCCTCGCGCATCGCCGCCAGATCGACGACTGCCGGCACGCCGGTAAAGTCCTGCATCAGCACCCGCGCCGGACGATAAGCAATTTCACGATCGGCATGCGCCTGTTTTAGCCAGCCGGCCAGCGCCACGATATCGGCTTCAGTGACTGAGTCTTCATCCTGCCAACGAAGCAGGTTTTCCATCAGGACTTTCAGGGATTTAGGCAAACGTGTCAGGTCACCCAGTTGCTCCGCGGCGCGGGGCAGACTGTAGTAGCTATAACGTTGGCCTTTAACGTCCAGTGTTGTCCTGGCTTTATTATGTAGGGTCGACGACATTACTCCTCCTTTTTTCAACTCAAATCATAACCTGAGTTATTACAGGGTCTGATTTAAAGATAGTACAAACGAAAGGTAACGTTTTGATAACAACACGAAACGACAACATTGGAAACAACCGGTAAAAACAAAAACGCCCCACTGTACTAGCCAGTGAGGCGTTTCTATATAAATTCGTTTGTTTATGTATGCATTAAAGATGCATCAATAATCCTGCCCAGACGGCGCTTGTCCAGAATAAGGCGGAAAAAGTCCAGGTACTGAACCAGGTCATTTGAGTTAAATTCATTTGCACTCCCCAGGTCTCTGCGACCTTAAAAACGTACTTCATATAAACCATTGCTAAATGCGAATGATTTCACCGTTTTTTTGATGGTTTTCCCATCATTCAGGCAGTAAAGTGCCCGGCCAGATTAGGTGGCCAATTGCAACGTAGGTAACTATTTGTATTATAATTTTCAGCCAACTGGCCGAAGAAAGAATTAGACGCTTATTATTATTTGGTTTTCTTGTCGATCATTGAATCTATAAAACTGCGCTGCAATTCACTCAGGCCCCATGACTCTGGAACAATGACTTCATCGGAAGATTTGCCTTTGCAAAAGCGCTCTTTCATCTTGCTGGTTTGCTGTGACTTCTGATTGCAAGTCTGAAGATGCATAGTTAACCCCACACACGCCAAATCATGAATGCAGCTGCAATCCAAAACACCGCTGAACCAGCGAATACTGCCAGCCAGGCTTTGCGTTTCATGTTAGCGCTACGCTGAACTTTCATGGTCTTATGACCGAAAACGGGTTGTACTGTTAATTTAGTGTTCATAGTTTTTGATAATCACTCTCATTGAAAACGATTGTTTGAACCAATCAGAAATTAGGATGAATCCTAAACATTATTCTGAGCGAAATCCAGTAATTTTTATTGAACAAAACGATTAATGGCATTTATCAAACAAGAAAAACTATATCCTTTGTGATTAATCAAACTTAAGTCAATTAATTACGCCTTAACCCAAATAACATTGATCTCATCAGCTTTCAGATCCATTTAAAACTAGAGTTTTCTTTACCTTCCCTTAAGAACCGCCCTTCTCCGCTGTTCTATAACAAGAGTATGAGAATCATCCTAGACAGACGCAAAGTCCGTCGACCAAAAGTGTGTACCAATTCTCATTTAATGAATAACAATCAGAAAACATGTGATACATGTTTCATTTACGTAAAAAGAATAAAAAGGGTTAATCGTTAAGAGCAATTTAAAGGTCCATTGAAATAAAAAGGGCCGCATGAGCGGCCCTTGACATAACACTAATATTCACGGGGGAAATTATCTTGCAGGAAGTTTAATGTCTTTAAACATCGCTTCAATGTCTTCATTGGAGCGTAAACCTACTGAAGTATCAACCACATCGCGCGTCAGGTGCGGTGCGAATCGTTGGATAAAGTCATACATATAGCTGCGCAGGAAGGTGCTGCGGCGGAAACCGATTTTGGTCGTACTGAAGCTAAATACATCAGTTGCTTCAATCCTTACCAGGTCAGGATCGGAAACCGGATCGACCGCCATGCTCGCAATCACTCCAACACCCAGTCCCAGGCGTACATAGGTTTTAATCACATCCGCATCGGTGGCAGTAAAGACTATCCGTGGCGTCAGCCCTGCACGGTTAAAGGCAGTGTCCAGTTCTGAACGGCCCGTAAATCCGAACGTATAGGTGACTAATGGGTATTCTGCAAGTTCTTCAATCGATACTTTGGCCTTACCCGCCAACGGATGATCGGGGGTAACGACTATCGCCCGGTTCCAGTGATAGCAAGGGAGCATGATCAAATCGTCGTACAAATGCAGCGCTTCTGTGGCAATCGCAAAGTCCGCGTTGCCTTTAGAAACGGCTTCAGCAATCTGCGTTGGCGAGCCCTGATGCATATGCAGCGACACGCGAGGATAGCGTTCAATAAAACCTTTAATCACGTTAGGCAGCGCATAGCGTGCCTGGGTGTGCGTGGTGGCTACATACAGCGAACCTTTATCAGGCCAGGTATGCTCACCGGCGACCGACTTAATGGCATCGACTTTAGACAGCACTTCACGGGCGATGCGGATAATTTCTTGCCCTGCCGGCGTCACCTGAGTCAGGTGTTTGCCACTGCGGGCAAAAATCTGGATCCCCAGCTCATCCTCCAGCATGCGCACCTGCTTACTGATGCCCGGTTGAGAGGTATAGAGCCCTTCTGCGGTGGAGGAGACGTTCAGGTTGTGATTGACCACTTCAACAATGTAACGCAGCTGCTGCAATTTCATTTTTCATTCCATCTGAGGTTTGAAGCTACGCGCCGAAGTCCATGCAGAAAGCGGTGAAAACATCGCTGCAGCAGTGGGGAGTCCGGTCTAATGCGATTTTATAATAAGGAAAGGGATATCTATAACAACTATAACAAAATCAGGGGAGATGTATAGCTCAGCAAGGCGCAGTGGAGGAAGAAAGGGCCAGCTGGCGCTGGCCCATCAGATTACTTCTTCGCCGCTTTTTTCGCAGTGGCTTTGGTGGCCGTGGCTTTATTGGCGGCAGCTTTAACCGGAGCGGCTTTGGTCGCGGTCGCTTTGCTGGCGACTTCCCATTTGCCATCAACGTAAAACGCTGACCAACCCGTCGCCTTACCGTCTTTCTCGGTACTGACGTACTGCTGTTTGGTTTTACGGCTGAAACGCACGACCGCTTTGTTGCCTTCTTCATCGCTGACCGGCGCATCGGCCAGATAGCTCAGTTTTTCAGGCAGACGATCGCGGAAGCGTTGCAGCTCTTCCACCAGCGGCGCACGTGTTTCGCGTGATTTCGGGAAGGTGTTGGCTGCCAGGAACACGCCAGCAGCACCGTCACGCAGCACGAAATACGCATCTGACTTCTCACAGGTCAGCTCTGGCAACGGCACCGGATCTTCTTTCGGTGGCGCAACATCGCCATTACGCAGGATCTTACGGGTGTTTTTGCATTCCTCGTTGGTACAGGCCATGTACTTACCGAAACGTCCCATTTTCAGGTGCATTTCAGAACCACATTTTTCGCACTCAACAATCGGGCCATCGTAGCCCTTGATGCGGAATTCACCCTGTTCGATCTCATAACCATCACAGCCTGGGTTGTTACCACAGACGTGCAGCTTACGCTGGTTGTCGATCAGGTAGCTGTCCATCGCAGTGCCACACTTCTGGCAACGATGACGGGCACGCAGCGCGTTGGTTTCAGCATCATCACCCTCAAGAATATTCAGCACTTCATTCTCAGGGATTAAGTTGATGGTCTGCTTACAACGCTCTTTTGGTGGTAATGCATAACCTGAACAACCGAGGAACACACCGGTACTTGCGGTACGGATACCCATTTTGCGGTTACAGGTCGGGCAGTCAATCGAGGTCAGGATCATCTGGTTCGGCTGCATGCCACCCTCTTCAGGATCCTTATCCGCTTTTTCCAGCTGCTGGCTGAAGTCAGCAAAGAACTGATCCAGCACGCCTTTCCACTGCGCTTCGTTATTCGCAACCTTATCGAGGTTGTCTTCCATATGCGCGGTAAAATCGTAGTTCATCAGCTCGCGGAAGTTAGCTTCCAGACGATCGGTAACGATTTCACCCATTTTCTCCGCATAGAAACGACGGCTCTCAACGCGGACGTAACCACGATCCTGAATGGTCGAGATAATCGACGCATAGGTAGAAGGACGACCGATACCGCGTTTTTCCAGCTCGCGCACCAGCGACGCTTCGCTGAAGCGAGCCGGTGGCTTGGTGAAGTGCTGACTTGGCTTCAGCTGTTGCAGCTTCAGCTCTTCGCCCACTTCAACCGGTGGTAAGGTCCGGTCTTCATCGCCTTTACGCAGCGCAGGCATCACCGCCGTCCAGCCATCAAAACGCAGCGTACGGCCTTTGGCCTTCAGTTTGAAGTCTCCAGCCGCCACGGTCAGCGTGGTGGAGTCATACTGCGCTGGCATCATCTGACAGGCGACAAACTGGCGCCAGATCAGCTGATATAATTTCTGCGCATCGGCTTCCATATCCTTCAACTGCTCGGACTGAATAGCCACATCAGAAGGACGAATCGCTTCGTGCGCTTCCTGCGAGTTTTCTTTGCTGCTGTACACATTGGCGGCTTTCGGCAGGTACTTCGCGCCAAACTCAGTTTCAATGTAGCCGCGAACCATGCTGACCGCATCCTGGCTCAAATTCGTTGAGTCAGTACGCATGTAAGTGATGTGACCCGCTTCATACAAGCGTTGTGCCATCATCATGGTTTTCTTCACGCCGTAACCCAAACGGGTACTTGCCGCCTGTTGCAGCGTGGAGGTGATAAACGGCGCGCCTGGCTTGCTGCTGGTTGGCTTATCTTCACGATCGGCCACCACATAGCGGGCTTTTTCCAGCAGACTAACCGCAGCATGGGTCTGCTCGCCGTTGACCGGGCGGAATGGCTTGTCATGCTGATGCGTGACTTCCATCGGCAGACCGGTGCCTTTCGGCGTGTTCAGGTCGGCGTGCAGTTCCCAGTATTCTTCTGGGGTGAACGCTTTAATTTCGCGCTCACGCTCAACCACCAGACGCACGGCCACAGACTGGACGCGGCCAGCAGACAGTCCACGGGCAATTTTTTTCCACAGCAGCGGGGAAACCATATAGCCCACTACGCGGTCCATAAACCGGCGTGCCTGTTGCGCATTCACACGGTCAATATTCAGTTCACCCGGCTTT carries:
- the topA gene encoding type I DNA topoisomerase, which codes for MGKALVIVESPAKAKTINKYLGNDYVVKSSVGHIRDLPTSGSTVKKSADSTTSKPAKKVKKDEKAALVSRMGVDPFHGWEADYQILPGKEKVVAELKALAENADHIYLATDLDREGEAIAWHLREVIGGDDSRFSRVVFNEITKNAIRQAFEKPGELNIDRVNAQQARRFMDRVVGYMVSPLLWKKIARGLSAGRVQSVAVRLVVEREREIKAFTPEEYWELHADLNTPKGTGLPMEVTHQHDKPFRPVNGEQTHAAVSLLEKARYVVADREDKPTSSKPGAPFITSTLQQAASTRLGYGVKKTMMMAQRLYEAGHITYMRTDSTNLSQDAVSMVRGYIETEFGAKYLPKAANVYSSKENSQEAHEAIRPSDVAIQSEQLKDMEADAQKLYQLIWRQFVACQMMPAQYDSTTLTVAAGDFKLKAKGRTLRFDGWTAVMPALRKGDEDRTLPPVEVGEELKLQQLKPSQHFTKPPARFSEASLVRELEKRGIGRPSTYASIISTIQDRGYVRVESRRFYAEKMGEIVTDRLEANFRELMNYDFTAHMEDNLDKVANNEAQWKGVLDQFFADFSQQLEKADKDPEEGGMQPNQMILTSIDCPTCNRKMGIRTASTGVFLGCSGYALPPKERCKQTINLIPENEVLNILEGDDAETNALRARHRCQKCGTAMDSYLIDNQRKLHVCGNNPGCDGYEIEQGEFRIKGYDGPIVECEKCGSEMHLKMGRFGKYMACTNEECKNTRKILRNGDVAPPKEDPVPLPELTCEKSDAYFVLRDGAAGVFLAANTFPKSRETRAPLVEELQRFRDRLPEKLSYLADAPVSDEEGNKAVVRFSRKTKQQYVSTEKDGKATGWSAFYVDGKWEVASKATATKAAPVKAAANKATATKATAKKAAKK
- a CDS encoding YmiA family putative membrane protein codes for the protein MNTKLTVQPVFGHKTMKVQRSANMKRKAWLAVFAGSAVFWIAAAFMIWRVWG
- a CDS encoding LapA family protein; amino-acid sequence: MKYLLIFLLVLVIFIISITLGAHNDQVVSFNYLLAQGEYRVSTLLAVLFAAGFLLGWAICGLFWLRVRVSLGHTQRKLKRLQQQLGQAEETVTVSQVPAVKE
- the acnA gene encoding aconitate hydratase AcnA, coding for MSSTLHNKARTTLDVKGQRYSYYSLPRAAEQLGDLTRLPKSLKVLMENLLRWQDEDSVTEADIVALAGWLKQAHADREIAYRPARVLMQDFTGVPAVVDLAAMREAVKRLGGDVAKVNPLSPVDLVIDHSVTVDRFGDDDAFEENVRLEMERNHERYVFLRWGQKAFNKFSVVPPGTGICHQVNLEYLGKAVWHEQQDGEELAYPDTLVGTDSHTTMINALGVLGWGVGGIEAEAAMLGQPVSMLIPDVVGFKLTGKLKPGITATDLVLTVTQMLRKHGVVGKFVEFYGDGLDDLPLADRATIANMAPEYGATCGFFPVDAVTLGYMTLTGRSSEQVSLVEAYAKAQGMWRNPGDEPVFTSSLALDMNEVEASLAGPKRPQDRVALGDVPKAFQASNELEINQSQKQHKAITYTDSKTGLQQTLKDGAVVISAITSCTNTSNPSVLMAAGLLAKKAVSLGLKRQPWAKASLAPGSKVVSDYLATAGLTTYLDQLGFNLVGYGCTTCIGNSGPLPDEVETAIKQGDLTVGAVLSGNRNFEGRIHPYVKTNWLASPPLVVAYALAGNMNINLQQDPIGQDKAGNPVYLKDIWPSPEEIAEAVQLVSTDMFHKEYAEVFEGTPEWQQIKVSEAATYDWDEGSTYIRLSPFFDHMGKVPDPVKDIKGARILAMLGDSVTTDHISPAGSIKAESPAGRYLLDHGVERNDFNSYGSRRGNHEVMMRGTFANIRIRNEMVPGVEGGVTRFVPGDEQLAIYDAAMKYQQQGTPLAVIAGKEYGSGSSRDWAAKGPRLLGVRVVISESFERIHRSNLIGMGILPLEFPQGVTRKTLGLTGDEWIDVENLTQLKPGGTVNVTLTYADGRKEVLETRCRIDTGNELTYYKNDGILHYVIRNMLDA
- the cysB gene encoding HTH-type transcriptional regulator CysB → MKLQQLRYIVEVVNHNLNVSSTAEGLYTSQPGISKQVRMLEDELGIQIFARSGKHLTQVTPAGQEIIRIAREVLSKVDAIKSVAGEHTWPDKGSLYVATTHTQARYALPNVIKGFIERYPRVSLHMHQGSPTQIAEAVSKGNADFAIATEALHLYDDLIMLPCYHWNRAIVVTPDHPLAGKAKVSIEELAEYPLVTYTFGFTGRSELDTAFNRAGLTPRIVFTATDADVIKTYVRLGLGVGVIASMAVDPVSDPDLVRIEATDVFSFSTTKIGFRRSTFLRSYMYDFIQRFAPHLTRDVVDTSVGLRSNEDIEAMFKDIKLPAR
- the pgpB gene encoding phosphatidylglycerophosphatase B yields the protein MREIALRTTLGALILLIMPAAVWLSGWHWQPVEMGIGYKMLFWLTETVTSPWGTLTSAVLCGWFLWCLRFRFKPALLLLVIVISAILVGQYAKSFIKEQVQEPRPYVLWLEHSNGLDEKTFYEQKRPERSTLVRNALFNNTQLPDWLKQHWEFETGYAFPSGHTMFAASWALLGIGLLWPRRRIVTVVILVAWAVGVMGSRLALGMHWPQDLITATAISWALVTLATWLVQRYCGPLTVPPQEEQEIQQRDAE
- the lapB gene encoding lipopolysaccharide assembly protein LapB, with protein sequence MLELLFLLLPVAAAYGWYMGRRSAQQDKQQEASRLSRDYVAGVNFLLSNQQDKAVDLFLDMLKEDSGTVEAHLTLGNLFRSRGEVDRAIRIHQALMESASLTYDQRLLAVQQLGRDYMAAGFYDRAEEMFSQLVDETDFRVGALQQLLIIHQATSDWPKAIEVAERLVKLGKDKQRMEIAHFYCELALQAMGSDDLDRAMGLLRKGESADRQSARVSIMMGRIHMAKGEYAKAVGHLQRVLEQDKELVSETLEMLETCYQQLDQPNAWAEYLKRCVEENTGAAAELYLSDVIEHDEGGEVAQLYINRQLQRHPTMRVFHRLMDYHLHEAEDGRAKESLMVLRDMVGEQIRTKPRYRCHKCGFTAHALYWHCPSCRAWSSVKPIRGLDGQ
- the ribA gene encoding GTP cyclohydrolase II, translating into MQLKRVAEAKLPTPWGDFLMVGFEELATGHDHVALVYGDITNSDAVLARVHSECLTGDALFSLRCDCGFQLEAALNHIAEEGRGVLLYHRQEGRNIGLLNKIRAYALQDKGYDTVEANHQLGFAADERDFTLCADMFKLLGVNEVRLLTNNPRKVEILSEAGINIVERVPLIVGRNPENAHYLDTKAAKMGHLLSKD